The following DNA comes from Verrucomicrobiia bacterium.
GCCTCCCTTTAATTGAATGGTTGAAAGAAAGGAGTTGTAATCGGATATGAAAAAACAACGTATAGGGGCGCTTATAACGGCCATCCTCTCGCTCTTTTTGGTTGTCGCTTTTGTTGCTTCCTGCCAAAAGTCCATGCCCTCGCGCCAAGAGGCGCTGACTTCCGGCGGCGGAAGCGAGGCAGCCGGTACTCTGCTGAACAACGGCAATGGATGGGGCAGAGATGGAAAACTCCCTGGGGATACGGCCACCGGAGGGGGGGGGACCGGAGGGTCGGCAGGCAGAACATTTAGCGGTGAGGCGACCGCATTCCGGGCCAATGTGGCGGGGGTGGTAACCGTGTTTTCCCATGCCGGACCGCTTGGGCCTTCTGGAGGAGCGGCGGAAGCGAGTCTTGTGCAAACGAGCGTTCCCGGTCTTGTAAGTGCGGAAGTGCTGCACGCCTCCACCATCGGTCAAGGTGACCGGAGCCGTTCGGAAGCTTCACTTGGAGAAGTGAACGTGGCCTGCGCCGCTGGCCAGACCATAACCGCCTCGTTTGCTTCCGCGCGAGCGGAGGCCGTCTGCACACCATCCGGAGTGCAGCTAATTGGAAGTTCCGAGGTGGCCAACCTGTGGATAAACGGCACTCCCGTGGTCTGTACGGGAGAACCGAATCAAACCGTCTTGCTGCCTTTGGGACTGGGGAAAGTCATAATCAACGAGCAGGTGCGGACCCAGCAGGGCACGTATGGCGCCATCACGGTCAATGCCCTACACATTATCATCACCACCTGCTTGCTTTGCAAGCCCGCCGATATCGTGGTTTCCTCGGCCCATGCCGACATCACCTGTGAAGGTACATCGGTCTGGCCGGAGGGGGACGACTTTGTCACCGGCGGCGGATGGATTAACGGGACACCTTCCGGCGCCCACGGAAACTTCGGCGTGGCTGGTGGAATTAAAAAAGGCGCCCTCTGGGGTCATCTAAACTACATCGACCATGGATGGAATGCGCAGGGGGTCCGGCACGTGAAAGGCACGGGCGTGACCAGTTATGAAGTCGTGGACGCCACCACCCGCCGCATTCGCGGAACCGCCGAGGTCAACAATCAAGGCGGCTACACCTATGAAGTGGAGGTCTCCGATAACGGCGAGCCGGGGCGGAACGATCGGTTCTTTATTCGCCTTTCCAACGGCTATTCGGCCGGCGGCTACCTGCAAGGTGGCAATATCCAACTGCACACCAAGTAAAAAAGCCAGCCAGCGGCATCATCTCTCTATAGGAGAGAATCCGGCCGCCGTCGCCAACCGGTGGACGGCGGCCGGGGGGGATGCCCTGAAATGACGGGTAATTTAAGTGGAACAGAAAATATACGCATCGTATGGTACAGCCGGGGTGGTGACCGACTTGCAAATAAACGGCACTCCGGTCATCAGTACGGGAAAGCCCAATCAAATCGTTTGGCTTCCGCTGGGAACCGGAAGGGTGATAATCAACGAACAGATTCGTTCCCCTGAAGGAGCTTACGAGTCCCCTACGGCCTACACCTTGCATGTGATAATCCCCGGAGCGATCGACCTGGTTGTTTCCTCGGACCGTGCTGAGGTCGCCCGCCTTGACTTGCCGGAAAATTCAAAACCGGTTGGGTAAGGATTGCTCCTTTGAAGTTCGGGGTGCCAAAAAACTGGATGAACTAAACTACACCGAACAGCGGTTTTTGAGACCGCTTGTCATTGATTCCGAAAATTTCAGCCATAGATGTTTATCTTTCCAAGTCGAAATATTTCTGCATGTTACATCAAATTTCGAGAGCGTGACAAAATGCCACGAAAGCGGTTGAAACGCCTTTAAACTACCTTGAACCGTAGCAAAGGTTGTAGCAAAAGCCGTAGCAAGGCAAAATTTGGCGAAGAAATTATCGAATCGGAATCGACTGAAACTGCTTGAAATCCAAACCCTTCCGACAAACTACCCCCGGGCCGATTCGAACGGCCGACCAACGGTTTAGGAAACCGCTGCTCTATCCATATCTGAGCTACGGGGGCCCAAAGCCAAATTAGAGGGTGGAAAAGCAAAAAACAAGACCGCCGGTTCGTGCGGCCGGCCGCGCGGGTTGCCGGGCGCGGCTTAAGGAACGGCGGATCGGGTGGGAGGGGAAACCGGTGCTTTTCGCGGGAGCGGAAAAGTCAACGTGAAGGTGGTGCCGGCCCCCACTTCGCTGGCGACGGTAATTTCCCCGCCGTGGGCCCGCACCACGTTGTAGCAGATCGTGAGCCCCAAGCCGGTGCCGGGCTGGCTGCCGTCCCCGTACACCCCCTTGGTGGAAAAGAAGGGGTCGAAAATCTTGGGCAGGTTTTCCGGCGTTATTCCCGACCCGTTGTCCGCCACCTCGACGCGGATGGACTCCCCGAGGGGGGCCATGCGCACCGCAATTTTTCCCCCCTGCCCGATGGCGTGAACGGCGTTGATGAAAAGGTTCAAAAAGACCTGCACGAGCTGCTCGTGCTGCCCCATAAGGGGCGGCGTTTTTTCCAGGCGCCACTCCAATTGGATCGCCTGGCGGTGCAGTTCCCGGGCCACCAAATCGGCCGCCTCCCGCATAACCTTTTCCAGATCCACCGGCAGCCAGGTCCCCTCCCCCACTTTCTTGGAAAAGCTCAAAAGCTGCCGCACCACCTCTTTGGCCTCCTGGCTGATGCGGATGATTTCCCCAAGATTCTTGGTCATCTTTTCCGGCTGCCCGATCCGCAAAGCCAGATCGGCGTACCCCACGATCCCCCCCAGAAAATTGTTGAACTCGTGCGCCACGCCCGCCGCCAGCGTGCCGATCGATTCCATCTTCTGGCTCTGCAAAAGCTGCTGCTCCAGTTTTTTCTTCTCGGTAACGTCCCGAAGCACGCTGCGGATCAAAATCCCCCCCTCGCGCGAAACGACCCGGCGGGAATGGGCCTCGGCATCCATCACCCCTCCGCCGGCCAAAACCAGATGCACGTGGCAGGAGGATTCCTCCGCCGAGCCGGAAACGGTCCGCACATGCTCCTCCCAGGCCCCCTTGGAGTCCGGATGCACCCAGTCGGAAAAGGGACGGCCCAAAATCTCCTTTTTGGGAACCCCCAAGACCTTTTCCTGGGTGCGGTTGCAGGCCAAAACCCGGCCGGTGGAGTCCAGCGTCTGGTACATGTCCGGCGCGTTTTCGTACAAATCGGTGAACTTGGCTTCCGATTCGATCAGTTCCTGGATGAGAAAGGCGTTTTCCAGGGCGGTCTGGGCCTGATAGGCAAACGCCTGCACCAGCCGCAGAAAATTGTCCGGCGACTCATGGGTGTTTTCCGCCGAAATCAAAAGAAAGGCCAGAAGCTTGCCGCCGCGGGCGCGGAGCGGGGCGCAGAAAAAGCGGGAAAAACCGAGCCGCCCCAGGCAGTCCCCCACCGCCGAGGGCCAGCCCTCCAGCCGCGCCAGGTCGTAGTAGCGGCACTCCCCCGCCTCGATGCAGCCGCGCAAAAACTCCTGCGCCCGCGAAAGCTCCTGCACCAGCCGCCTTGCGGTCCGGCTCTCCTCGGGGGAAAGGCGGTATTCAAACAAAGCCAGGCCGTTCGGCGCGGACACCAGAAGCAGGGCATGCCCGCTGGAAAGCAGCTTGCGGGCCGACTCCAGAATCAACTCCAAAACCTCCTTCCGCTCCCGGGCGGAGGCGATTTCCGAAGAGAGCCGGTTCAAGATGGAAAGCCGGAGGTTCTGCTTGCGGCTTTTTTCGAAAAGCCGGGCGTTGGTCACGGCGATGCCGACCTGGTCGGCCACGGTTTGCAAGGTCAAAACGTCCGCCGGCCAGAAGGCGTCCGGCTGGGAGCTCTGGATGTCCAAAGTCCCCAGAACCTTTCCCTCCGCCTTGATGGGAACGGTCAGCTCGGAGCGGGTGTCCGGCAGCTCCTTGACGAAGTGAAAGGCCGGCTCCTTGGTCACGTCGTTCACCAGAAGCGATTTTCCGGTTCGCGCCACCATCCCGTTGATGCCGCGGCCGATGGCCAGTCTTTGCCCCACGGTGGACTTGGCCCCCCGGTATTCCCCCTTGCCGGCCATCACCACCAGTTCGTCCCTCTCCTCGTCCAGAAGAAAAATATGGACTTGATAGTAGCGGAAATGGTCGTGCAAAAGCCCCACCACGTAGGGTAAAAGTTCGTCGAGGGAAAGAAAGCCGGCGATCCGCGTCGCCACCTGGCTCAAGGTTTCCAGCTGCACCAGCCGCCTCTTTTCCCGCTGGAAATGCGCCAGCCGCTCCACGGCAAAAGTCAGCTGCCGCGCGGCCGGCGCCAGAACCGAAAGCGGCTCCCCCCGCACCGCCTGCCCGGCGGCCAAAAGTAAAATCCCGCTTTTCTTTTCGTTTATCTCCAAAGGAACGGCCTGCCAGTACTCCCCCCCGAACAGCTTTTTCAAATCCAAATCCCCCCACGCCCCTTCCCGCAGACACTCAAGGGCGGACTTGAAAGACGCAAACTCCCGGCTCTCCCCTCCCAGGGCTTCCTTGAAACGGGGATTGGAACCGGCAAAATACGCCAGCTTCCGGGCCGCCTCCTCCCACAGAAATACGAGTCCCGCGGAGGCCGCAAACCGTTCGACGATGGTCGCCAGCGCCTCCTCCAACTGCGCCGGATTGTCCAAAACCTCCCCGGCCGCCGCCGTCACGGCATTCAGAAGCTCCAGTTCCCGGTTCCGCCGGCGCAGCCCTTCTGTTTCCCCTTCACTGGGGGAAGGGGGCGGGGCGGCTTTGGCGATGATCCGTTCCACCACTCCCATAACGGAACGAATCTCCTCCCCGGAAAAAGCGAACGGCGTATCCCCCAGAAAACTCAACACCAAGCGCACCTTTCCTTTTCCGTCGGGAAGGGGAAGGCCGAAATAACAGTCGGTTTTATATTCCTGAACGAATGAATCCTGTTGGAAGCGTTTCCGCGCGTCGTCGCAGTTGTAGAGCCGTCCCTCCCTCCAGACCGCTTGCGAAACCGCGCCGGAA
Coding sequences within:
- a CDS encoding GAF domain-containing protein; translated protein: MSGETFNSGERDLAYSPAERLKKLSQLERFLSKNDGPAMLPAAVGLAEIYAARMVRFERAAGRQLEAQWLVRGEKGLKGGSFPLSGAVSQAVWREGRLYNCDDARKRFQQDSFVQEYKTDCYFGLPLPDGKGKVRLVLSFLGDTPFAFSGEEIRSVMGVVERIIAKAAPPPSPSEGETEGLRRRNRELELLNAVTAAAGEVLDNPAQLEEALATIVERFAASAGLVFLWEEAARKLAYFAGSNPRFKEALGGESREFASFKSALECLREGAWGDLDLKKLFGGEYWQAVPLEINEKKSGILLLAAGQAVRGEPLSVLAPAARQLTFAVERLAHFQREKRRLVQLETLSQVATRIAGFLSLDELLPYVVGLLHDHFRYYQVHIFLLDEERDELVVMAGKGEYRGAKSTVGQRLAIGRGINGMVARTGKSLLVNDVTKEPAFHFVKELPDTRSELTVPIKAEGKVLGTLDIQSSQPDAFWPADVLTLQTVADQVGIAVTNARLFEKSRKQNLRLSILNRLSSEIASARERKEVLELILESARKLLSSGHALLLVSAPNGLALFEYRLSPEESRTARRLVQELSRAQEFLRGCIEAGECRYYDLARLEGWPSAVGDCLGRLGFSRFFCAPLRARGGKLLAFLLISAENTHESPDNFLRLVQAFAYQAQTALENAFLIQELIESEAKFTDLYENAPDMYQTLDSTGRVLACNRTQEKVLGVPKKEILGRPFSDWVHPDSKGAWEEHVRTVSGSAEESSCHVHLVLAGGGVMDAEAHSRRVVSREGGILIRSVLRDVTEKKKLEQQLLQSQKMESIGTLAAGVAHEFNNFLGGIVGYADLALRIGQPEKMTKNLGEIIRISQEAKEVVRQLLSFSKKVGEGTWLPVDLEKVMREAADLVARELHRQAIQLEWRLEKTPPLMGQHEQLVQVFLNLFINAVHAIGQGGKIAVRMAPLGESIRVEVADNGSGITPENLPKIFDPFFSTKGVYGDGSQPGTGLGLTICYNVVRAHGGEITVASEVGAGTTFTLTFPLPRKAPVSPPTRSAVP
- a CDS encoding choice-of-anchor P family protein, whose translation is MKKQRIGALITAILSLFLVVAFVASCQKSMPSRQEALTSGGGSEAAGTLLNNGNGWGRDGKLPGDTATGGGGTGGSAGRTFSGEATAFRANVAGVVTVFSHAGPLGPSGGAAEASLVQTSVPGLVSAEVLHASTIGQGDRSRSEASLGEVNVACAAGQTITASFASARAEAVCTPSGVQLIGSSEVANLWINGTPVVCTGEPNQTVLLPLGLGKVIINEQVRTQQGTYGAITVNALHIIITTCLLCKPADIVVSSAHADITCEGTSVWPEGDDFVTGGGWINGTPSGAHGNFGVAGGIKKGALWGHLNYIDHGWNAQGVRHVKGTGVTSYEVVDATTRRIRGTAEVNNQGGYTYEVEVSDNGEPGRNDRFFIRLSNGYSAGGYLQGGNIQLHTK
- a CDS encoding choice-of-anchor P family protein — encoded protein: MEQKIYASYGTAGVVTDLQINGTPVISTGKPNQIVWLPLGTGRVIINEQIRSPEGAYESPTAYTLHVIIPGAIDLVVSSDRAEVARLDLPENSKPVG